GGTCGTCGTCGGCCGGGCGGTTGACGTCACCCTCGGTGAGGAACTCGTCCCAGGTGAGGGCGCCGTCGACGTATCCGTCGAGGCAGACGAGCGTCGTGAGTTTTTCCAACCGCAGCTGGGCGACCAGGGGCGCGAAGTGTTCCTGGAAGATCAGCGTGCCGCACTCGAACAGGTCGAGCAGTTCGCGGTTCTCGGCGACCTCGTTGCGCGGGTTGATCGGGCACCACACCGCACCGGCCCGGCTGATCCCGAACACGCAGGTGAACGCGATCGGGTCGTTGGCCGAGAGGATCGCGACCTTGTCGCCGGGCTCGACGCCCCGCCGGGCCAGAGCCGCGGCGACGCGTCCGCTGAGCGCGACGACCTCCGCATAGGTGCTGGTGCGGCCGTCGGTCGTCAGGCAGGGGGCGTCCGGGCCCAGCGACGCCCCCTTGTCGAGGTAGTCGACCAGGCGCACGTCACATGCCCATTCCGCCGTCGACCGGCAGACCGGCCCCGTTGACGAACCGGGACGCGTCGGAGGCCAGGAACACGACCGCGTCGGCCATGTCGGAGACCTCGCCCAGCCGGCCCGACGGGGTGAGCGCGACGACCGCGCCGACGGCCTCCTCGGGCGAGCCGAACAGGCCGAGCCGGGCGCAGTCGTTGGCCAGCCCGGCGCCCATCGCGGTCGGCACCAGCCCGGGGTAGATCGCGTTGACCCGCACGCCGTACCCGAGCCGTCCGGATTCGGCCGCGGCCACCCGGGTCAGCCGGTCCACTCCGGACTTCGTCGCCGAGTAGACCGCGATGCCCGGGAACGCGATCGTCGCCGCGACCGACGCGACGTTGATGACCGCGCCGCCGTTGCCGGCGACGCCGCCCGGGCGCATCGCCCGGAACGCGTGCTTGAGGCCGAGGGTGGTGCCCATCAGGTTGATGTCGAGCTGCCTGCGGATCTGCTCCGGTTCGACGTCGACCAGCAGGCTGGTGATCTCGACGCCGGCGTTGTTGACGACGACGTCGAGGCCGTGGAGTTGCTCGGTGGCCGCGGTGATCGCGGC
This genomic window from Cryptosporangium phraense contains:
- a CDS encoding SDR family NAD(P)-dependent oxidoreductase, which gives rise to MSVFDLTGRKALVTGAAQGLGEGMAQALAAAGAQVIVADVQDELGTKVAESLGTGHGFVHLDVTDDANWEAAITAATEQLHGLDVVVNNAGVEITSLLVDVEPEQIRRQLDINLMGTTLGLKHAFRAMRPGGVAGNGGAVINVASVAATIAFPGIAVYSATKSGVDRLTRVAAAESGRLGYGVRVNAIYPGLVPTAMGAGLANDCARLGLFGSPEEAVGAVVALTPSGRLGEVSDMADAVVFLASDASRFVNGAGLPVDGGMGM